In one window of Acidovorax sp. HDW3 DNA:
- a CDS encoding YbfB/YjiJ family MFS transporter, whose protein sequence is MPLTSPLLIALAGMAALASAMGIGRFAFTPLLPMMLHDGVVDIAQGSWLATANYFGYLSGALLYMALPRLLHGPGASHGLALNATLVRGGLVATALVTAALLLPWPGSWAFWRLLAGVASALVFLGTVNWCLGRLAQLKAPALGGLIFCGPGLGIVLTGLAASAMVAAHWTAAAGWGLFALLACLLCALVWRVFVPLAPADGTGAGATAAAAAAQLPAPTPLLERSLLALAYGLAGLGYIVTATFLPVIARAALPPGSVWPDLFWPLFGLGVALGAVLSTRISPARDRRVLLALAYVLQALAIALGLLWPGRLGFALGSLLLGIPFTAITFFALAEARHQWPQAGAGFTGLLTALYGIGQIAGPPMVAALLARAPSQAQGFDWALGTAAGALVLGALVYLAMVLRWRRQ, encoded by the coding sequence ATGCCCCTGACCTCCCCCCTCCTCATCGCTCTTGCCGGCATGGCCGCGCTGGCCTCGGCCATGGGCATTGGCCGGTTTGCCTTCACGCCGCTGCTGCCCATGATGCTGCACGACGGCGTGGTCGATATCGCCCAGGGCAGCTGGCTGGCGACGGCGAATTACTTTGGCTACCTCAGCGGCGCGCTCTTGTACATGGCGCTGCCGCGCCTGCTGCACGGGCCGGGGGCCAGCCATGGGCTGGCGCTCAATGCGACGTTGGTGCGCGGCGGGCTGGTGGCGACGGCGCTGGTGACAGCGGCGCTGCTGCTGCCCTGGCCGGGCAGCTGGGCGTTTTGGCGGCTGCTCGCCGGGGTGGCGAGCGCGCTGGTATTCCTGGGCACGGTCAACTGGTGCCTGGGGCGGCTGGCGCAGCTCAAGGCGCCGGCGCTGGGCGGGTTGATTTTTTGCGGCCCGGGGCTGGGCATCGTGCTCACCGGGCTGGCGGCCAGCGCCATGGTGGCGGCGCACTGGACGGCCGCTGCCGGCTGGGGCTTGTTTGCCCTGCTCGCCTGCCTGCTGTGCGCGCTGGTGTGGCGGGTTTTCGTGCCGCTGGCGCCAGCCGATGGTACCGGCGCCGGTGCGACGGCGGCGGCGGCGGCGGCGCAGCTGCCGGCGCCCACGCCGCTGCTCGAACGCAGCCTGCTGGCCCTGGCCTACGGCCTGGCGGGGCTGGGCTACATCGTCACGGCCACTTTCTTGCCGGTGATTGCGCGTGCAGCGCTGCCGCCGGGCTCGGTCTGGCCGGATTTGTTCTGGCCGCTGTTTGGCCTCGGGGTGGCGCTGGGGGCGGTGCTGTCCACGCGCATCTCTCCCGCCCGCGACCGGCGCGTGCTGCTGGCGCTGGCCTACGTGCTGCAGGCGCTGGCGATTGCCCTGGGCCTGCTGTGGCCGGGGCGCCTGGGGTTTGCGCTCGGCAGCTTGCTGCTGGGCATACCGTTCACGGCGATCACGTTTTTTGCCCTGGCCGAGGCACGCCACCAGTGGCCGCAGGCGGGCGCAGGCTTTACCGGCCTGCTGACGGCGCTCTACGGCATTGGCCAGATCGCTGGCCCGCCCATGGTGGCGGCCCTGCTGGCACGCGCGCCTTCGCAGGCGCAGGGCTTTGACTGGGCCCTGGGCACGGCCGCAGGGGCGCTGGTGCTGGGGGCGCTGGTGTACCTTGCCATGGTGCTGCGCTGGCGGCGTCAATAG